The Triticum aestivum cultivar Chinese Spring chromosome 7B, IWGSC CS RefSeq v2.1, whole genome shotgun sequence genome window below encodes:
- the LOC123161184 gene encoding cold-responsive protein kinase 1, which yields MSCFSRIFKRTSGGQQQTGPLNEDLPGVENITRFSYKELDRATARFDQSNKIGEGGYGPVYKGTLRDGTAVAVKVLSLQSRQGAREFLSELITISDISHENLVKLYGCCVEGSHKILVYNYLENNSLAQTLLGSQRHSSIQFNWRTRVNICIGVAQGLAYLHDGVRPHVVHRDIKASNILLDQDLTPKISDFGLAKLLPSDVSHISTRVAGTLGYLAPEYAIRGQVTRKSDVYSFGVLLIEIVSGRCNTDTKLPYEDQILLEKTWAYYDQGQLDEIIDSSLGDDLDVDEACRFLKVGLLCTKNVTKRRPDMSTVTRMLKGEEDVESHEITKPDVIRDFRDLKLRSKATSSSLLTSIVARSSPSSSSSTGNTTRTSITFTAISDRP from the exons ATGAGTTGTTTTTCTCGCATTTTCAAGAGGACGAGCGGCGGTCAGCAACAAACTGGTCCACTCAATGAGG ACCTCCCGGGTGTTGAGAACATAACAAGATTTAGCTATAAGGAGTTGGATAGGGCAACTGCAAGATTTGACCAATCCAATAAGATTGGTGAGGGAGGTTATGGACCAGTTTATAAG GGAACGCTCAGGGATGGAACAGCTGTTGCAGTAAAGGTGCTCTCTTTGCAGTCTAGGCAAGGCGCGAGGGAATTTCTTAGTGAACTTATTACGATCTCTGATATTTCCCATGAGAATCTCGTCAAGCTTTATGGCTGTTGTGTGGAAGGAAGCCACAAGATCCTCGTCTATAATTATCTTGAAAATAACAGCCTTGCACAAACCCTTCTAG GTTCTCAGCGGCATAGCAGCATCCAATTTAACTGGAGAACTCGAGTGAATATTTGCATTGGTGTTGCCCAGGGACTAGCTTACCTCCATGACGGTGTCCGACCACATGTTGTCCACCGGGACATCAAAGCTAGCAATATACTTCTGGATCAGGATCTTACCCCGAAAATTTCCGATTTCGGCTTAGCGAAGCTTCTACCTTCGGATGTATCACATATTAGCACAAGAGTCGCAGGAACGCT AGGTTACTTGGCTCCTGAATACGCCATCCGAGGACAAGTGACCCGGAAATCAGATGTTTACAGCTTCGGTGTTCTGCTGATAGAAATAGTCAGCGGAAGATGCAACACTGATACAAAACTACCCTACGAGGATCAGATTCTTCTTGAGAAG ACGTGGGCATACTACGACCAGGGGCAGCTGGACGAGATCATCGACAGCTCCCTGGGCGACGACCTGGACGTGGACGAGGCGTGCAGGTTCCTGAAGGTGGGGCTCCTGTGCACCAAGAACGTGACGAAACGCCGGCCCGACATGTCGACGGTGACCCGGATGCTGAAGGGCGAGGAGGACGTGGAGTCGCATGAGATCACCAAGCCCGACGTGATCCGGGACTTCAGGGACCTCAAGCTGAGGAGCAAGGCCACGTCGTCGTCGCTGTTGACCTCCATCGTGGCGCgctcctcgccgtcgtcgtcgtcgtccaccgGCAACACCACCCGCACCTCCATCACTTTCACCGCCATATCGGACCGCCCCTGA